The Pseudophryne corroboree isolate aPseCor3 chromosome 2, aPseCor3.hap2, whole genome shotgun sequence genome has a segment encoding these proteins:
- the PPP1R15B gene encoding protein phosphatase 1 regulatory subunit 15B codes for MSADEDSPSSPGLRALLGRLLHGLLPYRLFQLVGAALSYLVRPLGPLLLSLLPSGWVVHRSVRSSELPEVLEALGLRPGSWDELGGCLDELGPWKELHTPAMEAAELELLRSLKGLVSPSQQQDSWDSTLEGLDSWHRAMVHSNMQLLWEQGLGSWEEFEDPAQEEDECHKNTCASHTFSFNGSKHDGESGADEVSEQKTMSQLHHSYLDMVSCILRTGSGGGVFTWVNQENEHSLQAKDVQREPEIEHIRSKRLWFLQQNQGQDALNTDLEQGKEVGGFKQNEECVSTPHDTDQFVLPTPKLDVPMPELPEIGLQEMPPQSKLMSDFDLSQREVLELPGIEQECSPCDPLSILVHKTDHSGKYVPSPDQDQGYHSLEDWHSLNITQNLKTEGVVTPEICQLGHHNVLYDMLTELPCSVTSLNDNQDSDDMSSDLEEDLPVPSVPICLNKHIGYILGTILSNDEEDDLHSSSEDGDWGEDDGFDSEGSVPTTDSDTPVLEEAILWKSFCNPDPYNPQNFTASLQTGVVAEENSHSVDGPEHVLSDDEESWCDSDAVSGSDSEDECSADEEENLRLWNAFLKSDDPYNPLYFKASVHTSEIKRQSSDTAGKHAELTCTTLPNCELTLITSLPAEPKTFHLKETHNVPVEKSANRGHKKVTFHDKVTVYYVCNEEERKGHWEEFARDRCRFQRRIQETESLIGHCLNPDHRQMIWIRMQDKWDS; via the coding sequence ATGAGTGCTGACGAGGACTCCCCATCCTCCCCGGGGCTCCGGGCCCTGCTAGGCCGCCTTCTGCACGGCCTGCTTCCCTATCGTCTGTTCCAGCTGGTGGGAGCTGCTCTATCCTACCTAGTCAGGCCCTTGGGTCCCTTGCTGCTTTCCCTGCTGCCCTCCGGGTGGGTAGTGCACCGGTCAGTGCGGTCCAGTGAGCTACCCGAGGTGCTGGAAGCGCTGGGACTGCGGCCCGGGTCCTGGGACGAGCTGGGAGGATGCCTGGACGAGTTGGGTCCCTGGAAGGAACTACACACCCCTGCCATGGAAGCAGCAGAGCTGGAGCTACTGAGGTCACTGAAAGGGTTAGTGTCCCCCAGCCAGCAGCAGGATTCCTGGGACTCCACATTAGAGGGACTGGACTCCTGGCACAGGGCTATGGTCCACAGCAACATGCAGCTTCTCTGGGAGCAAGGACTGGGATCCTGGGAAGAGTTTGAAGACCCTGCTCAAGAAGAGGATGAGTGCCATAAAAATACCTGTGCCAGTCACACTTTTTCCTTTAATGGCAGTAAGCATGATGGTGAGAGTGGAGCTGATGAGGTGTCCGAGCAGAAGACTATGTCCCAGCTCCACCACTCTTACCTGGACATGGTGTCCTGCATTTTGAGAACCGGGTCAGGTGGTGGTGTATTCACATGGGTTAATCAAGAGAATGAACATAGTTTGCAGGCTAAGGATGTCCAAAGGGAGCCCGAGATTGAGCATATTCGCAGCAAGAGGCTCTGGTTCCTGCAGCAGAACCAGGGCCAGGATGCTTTGAACACCGACCTCGAGCAAGGCAAAGAAGTTGGGGGATTTAAACAGAATGAAGAATGTGTCAGTACtccacatgacactgaccagtttgTTTTGCCTACCCCTAAGTTAGATGTGCCAATGCCTGAATTGCCTGAAATCGGGCTCCAGGAAATGCCTCCCCAAAGCAAACTAATGTCAGATTTTGATCTGAGCCAGAGGGAAGTTCTGGAGCTTCCAGGAATTGAGCAGGAGTGCAGTCCATGTGACCCACTATCTATTCTGGTGCATAAAACAGATCATTCTGGTAAATATGTACCCAGCCCAGATCAGGACCAAGGATACCATAGTCTGGAGGATTGGCATAGCTTGAATATCACACAAAATCTTAAAACAGAGGGTGTTGTAACACCTGAAATCTGTCAGCtaggacatcataatgttttatatGATATGCTTACAGAACTTCCTTGCTCAGTTACAAGTTTAAATGATAACCAGGACAGTGATGACATGAGCTCTGACCTGGAAGAAGACCTGCCTGTTCCTTCTGTTCCTATTTGCCTAAATAAACACATTGGTTATATTTTGGGAACAATTCTAAGTAATGATGAGGAGGATGACTTGCATTCCTCATCAGAGGATGGCGATTGGGGTGAAGATGATGGTTTTGACAGTGAAGGATCAGTACCCACCACAGACAGTGACACCCCTGTCCTAGAAGAAGCTATACTCTGGAAGTCCTTTTGTAACCCTGATCCTTACAACCCTCAGAACTTCACTGCTAGTTTACAAACAGGAGTTGTTGCCGAGGAGAATTCCCATTCTGTGGATGGACCGGAACATGTTCTGTCTGATGATGAAGAATCATGGTGTGACAGTGATGCTGTGTCAGGCAGTGACAGTGAGGATGAATGTAGTGCCGATGAAGAGGAAAACCTGAGACTTTGGAATGCTTTTTTAAAGTCTGATGATCCCTACAATCCCCTGTATTTTAAAGCCTCTGTGCACACTTCTGAGATAAAAAGACAGAGCAGTGACACTGCAGGCAAACATGCAGAGCTTACTTGTACAACCCTCCCAAACTGCGAATTAACTTTAATAACTAGTCTCCCCGCTGAGCCTAAGACTTTTCACTTAAAAGAAACACATAATGTTCCTGTAGAGAAAAGTGCCAATCGTGGACATAAAAAG